The Hymenobacter oligotrophus genome has a window encoding:
- a CDS encoding TetR/AcrR family transcriptional regulator encodes MSAQATSSALDTRTRILDLGEQFMLARGFNAFSYQHIAKELEVKPAAIHYHFPSKEDLGVAIIRRQLNRLRKWRGLPRVTELTPAQQFDALLEVYHGRVTERQQVCFFGALAAEFQTLPEAMQQELRTFTTELTEWVAGVLAAGREAGTMHFRGHPVSKASQVLTTLAGALQVARVYDARQYERIVAQLRTELLEPA; translated from the coding sequence ATGTCTGCCCAAGCAACATCCTCCGCTCTCGATACCCGCACCCGCATACTTGACCTAGGCGAGCAATTTATGCTGGCCCGTGGGTTTAACGCGTTCAGCTACCAGCACATTGCCAAGGAGCTGGAGGTGAAGCCGGCGGCCATTCACTACCATTTTCCGAGCAAGGAAGACCTAGGCGTGGCCATCATTCGGCGGCAACTCAACCGCTTGCGCAAATGGCGCGGCTTACCGCGCGTAACGGAGCTTACGCCCGCGCAGCAGTTCGATGCTTTGCTCGAGGTGTACCATGGCCGCGTAACCGAACGGCAGCAGGTGTGCTTTTTCGGGGCCTTGGCCGCTGAGTTTCAGACGCTGCCCGAAGCCATGCAGCAGGAGCTGCGCACCTTCACCACGGAGCTAACCGAGTGGGTAGCTGGGGTGTTGGCCGCCGGGCGCGAAGCAGGCACCATGCACTTCAGGGGGCATCCGGTTTCGAAAGCCTCGCAGGTGCTCACCACCTTGGCCGGTGCGCTGCAGGTAGCGCGCGTGTACGATGCCCGCCAGTACGAACGCATTGTAGCGCAGCTGCGCACCGAGCTGCTGGAGCCCGCCTGA